GAATTCATCGAATAATGTTGATTACtacaaaaaaattcaataagTCCCTtagttaaagtaaataaatatttaaaagtatccCCACTTTACTTCAAAAAGGATGACAATTTCATTTAGATAAATTTGCAACTAcagagtgtgtatatatatataaaattattttgcaaaaacctaTGGGGTTGGTGTCAATAAgactttttgaaagaaattattttattcagcaaggatgtattcaattgatcaaaagtgaagaCGTTTATAATgtccatcaaaaaaaaaaaaaaaaatgtatttttgaaaaaaatatgtatcGTGCTTTCCACTaaaataaagcagcacaacactgataatctgaaaatatgattaaattaaattacatttctgaattaaactataatttctgaaggatcatgtgacactgaagactggagtaatgatgctgaaaattctgctttgcagcACAggcataaattaaattttttaattttatttaaatagagaATAGTTCATTTTAACTtcaagaatattttaaaatatcgcTGCTTTTACAGTACTTTTACTgttcaaataaaagcagccttagtgagcagaagagacttcttttaaaaacattttaaaatattacagacCCCAAATTTCCGAATAGCAggtgtataatataataatgtaatataatataatgtgtgtgtcaAATGCTGAAGTTTGAACCCGGAACATTAATTCAAAATCAATGACTGAACATTTGATATAGAATTCCAAGGTGCAATAAAATCTGCTTAAAGTTAATATTCTTCTCATAGTTCCTGTACCCTGCCCACGCTGCAGTACACGATGTTATTAAGCACCCTTGATCATTATCTCCTGCTGCAATCGAGCACTGCAAGCAAGAGGGGGTAAGTAGTTGTAGTTTAACTGAACCAGTGCAAACATGAGCACATCATCACAGACCTGTAGGCGATGCCTTCATCCTCTTTGAGGACGCCGTAATCACGGGAGATGGACTTAGTCAGGTCAGCCACCAGGGGGATGTTCATGGAGCCGAGGCCACCCTGCTTCCTGGCTGTGTTGATCCTATCGGGAACAAGCCAACAGTCATGTCACAACAGGAATTTAACTTATAAAGTGTATAGTCTAATAGACATGGTTATCCCTCATGgctatttcatatttaattattttcattatattttcagCAAGATGCTGAACAGAGATATAGACTGTTAATGTGATATGAATTTACCATAATATAATTGCTCATAGCAATAGCACCCTTCCCTATTTTTTGACTTTCCACAATGTTGTTCAACAAAAAcgctataataaaaataaatatacacacacattagaaacacttttctttttttttttcttcaaactaaaatttcaattattttttattatttttcttaaataaaccTGGGTTTTTAAAACCTAAAGTGtgttctttttactttttatttctaTTCTTAGAAATATCTGGGTTTTCAAAAAcacctaaaaaaaatattataatactattgttattttattttttgtagaaaagtctgttttttaaacctaaacatttattaacagtagtattaagtgtattattaaataataatgctcTCTACATAAAAGGTCGATGTGACTTCAAGTGGCAGTTTCTAGAACTAACAAAGCGCTACACCCTTCCTTTATCTGTGCCTCTCTAACACACTATAGTAGCTCTTATCAAAGCCAGGCTGGTTAGGAGAACACGGAAGATAACCACTAACTGGGTGAAGCCATAGAAAGCCCGCTAAGAATCACGTTCACAAACGAGAGAAAACCAAGAGTGACATCTAACGTACAGTGCTCTAtaacaaattactttttataatGAAGGCACAAGATATTTAACAGTAAAGTAGCCAGTTTAGCCCTTTAGATGTGGAGCATGTGGGAATAAAAGCAGGACCCTCACCATGCCAGATGACTGAAATGAGAGTCGGTGGAGCCAGCGATGACCTCGCAGCCGATTTTACGGAACTCAGCGGCCCGTTCACTGAACGCGATGATCTCGGTAGGACACACGAAGGTGAAATCAAGTGGATAGAAGAACAACACGACATACTTCCCTAAAGGAGAAATGGAGGGAAAATAAAGATGAAGTGAAAACAGGTTACACCTGTAACCCAGTTAGTGGGTTTGATGGCTAGTATCACGACGCAATGGAAAGCAAAAGTAGGTTagaatgacatttaaaatactCTCGCCCCAAATCTACAAAACACCGTGTGTGGAGCGTCTGATGCTCACCTCTGTAGTCAGAGAGCTGAACGTCTTTAAACTGTCCGTCTACCACTGCTGTGGCCTTGAACTGAGGAGCAGGCTGACCGATCTTAGCGTTTCCAGAAGACATCTTGAATATTGCTTGTCACTGCTGGCCAACATAAATCCGAGAAGAGCATCAagaatattattattgctgctACTTACACCACacataacaaataaaaacttaagttaattgcagtaaatgttttttgacaaaaaaattgttttattgcgGTACCAGGACAAATTGCAGCAAATTGACTCTACAATGTATGtgtaaagctgtttttttatttacttttgttgttccaaacctgtgtgaattTCTTCCTtctgatattttgaagaatgtcagtaaccaaacagttgctggacTCCGTTGACTTCCATATTacggaaaaaaaatactatgaaagtcaatgggaaccaagAAAtccacaggtttggaacaacttaagcatgagtaaatgatgaccaagtttcatttttgggtgatgtAAAAACTCATTTAAGCAAATTTACCAAATTATATTTGCCTCAAAATATTAGTTCTGAAATGTGAACAGGAAACAATCTAACAAAAAATCAGCAACAAAAGTAACTTTTCGTGTTTGAACCAGAGTATAAgtcaataataaatacaaaagctTTGCAGTGgatctctcactcacacacacacacacacacacacacacagcaggtcACATGATAGTCAGTTGTTCTGAACAATGGGCTTCTGATTCAAGAAGTGGTTCAGTCTAAATACGGCCTTTTACCCAAGTCTTTATCTCAGTTCAACTACAGACCAAATACACGagcattttagtcatttttacccTTAAAAGAGGGACTTGAACGTGTTTTATAAGAGCACTTGGCTCAGAGGTCGATTCCGCGCCTTACTTGTGGCCCTGATAGCGCCTGTCAGCTCGGTATCTCTGCCAAAAGCTGATAGTATCCACCTCTAGAAAATACAAGAACGGTCAACGACCCTCCGAGACTTTGCCCTTAAAACTGCAGGAAAAAGGTGAAAATGGGCTGGAGAAGGCCGAGACAAGTGCGCTAACTTAAGTCTCTGCTATAATGTGCAAGACGCAGGTTGacttgcaatatatatataatgtctgGAAACATGCAAAAGACgaaatgcatattaaaaaataacattaaaacgTCTAATATATTCAGAAAGCCATTTAGCTGCTTAGCCACGAGAGCTAAGCCTAACCAGTCAAATGATACTGCATAAAAGTAGCACTGCGTCAATCATAACAGTTGAAATAACTAATACTCATAGTCTgacacaataaatgcattttaatgcgTTAAGACATGTCAAACAGTTTATAAAATACGATGCAATCTGCAAGTGAACAGCGCCGGCGTTTTCCACGCGCTCTTTTGTTCAGCAATAAtcagcaaaaatatgcattacGCGTTTGTGCATGTAAATAACCATTAGGATTCTAggcaaaaaagaaatatatccGACTTAAAAACGTACCTGTTCTGTGATGTGGGAGAGAAACTTAACTTTCCCTTGATGCACGAGCACAGGAAGTCCCAGCCGCGCGACCTGCTACAAACCCCAACGTGAAGAGGGAGGATCCACGCGCTTCAGTGCACCGCCTCACTTTAAGCATTTCGTTTACAATTTCAAGCCATATTTTGCGTCTTTAAAACAGATTCCAGTTTGGATAAGATAGAgcaacatttcagaaaacagTGTATTTAGATGCACATGATGTCTTGTAATTTTGGTTTTGGCCTATTAACATACATgtcagaaaattaaaaatacatttaaaaaaaaaaaaagtattcattaTTTAAGCCAGATTTTTCATCCACAACATGAGAACAAACCGCACAAAAACCATATGCATAGTTTTTTGCAACACTGACCTGACGTTTATGCTTAATCAATGACAATCCATCACTCTTAACctctatttataatttattgctcAACTCCCTGATCGTGTTTTTGCCTTTTACATTTCTGCACTCGCGTGAATGCAAGTAAACACTGAATTAGAAGATAAAATCGGGAAAATAATCGAACGTCCCATGAACTCCATTTCCCACAAACCACTGCGACAGAGAGTTGTAGAGGCACTCATTTAAAACTCGTTCGCTGCATGGTTTTAGACATTAGCTGTGTTTTTAAATAGGTTCCAGTGTGCGTCGTATTATTCTATCCAGTAATAAATACTTGTTGTCTTTCCAGTATTGTCGGTCAAAGGTCACGCTGTCCTGTCACACGCGCGCCAATTCTGTATTTCCGGTTGAACATACAGGTTCGTGCAAGTTTGTTTATGCAGCCAAATTTACACACTTTAATAGTTAAACACATTGTTCTATGATGCTTTTGAATACCCTGTTAGTTAGTTAAACCTCATGTTTTCTCCATTCATTGTTCGTACTGTTTTGACTGTAAAAGATTTGTATGATCTCGtattattgattgatttcaGTATCAGATGCGGGAGGAAATGTGTTGTGGGTCATTTCTGTTAAAGACGTGCCTTTTAAATTCTGTATTTTATACAGgcaataataatacatgtgtTGTGATTTATGgatatgtttttatatgtttAGTAGCATGCTCTGGTCGAATACTATTCAATATAACTTGATTATTTGCACAATAGCAAGattttttcttattatcaatgttgaaaacaattgtgctacTTAGTTGTTTGAATATAAAGTTCCAAAggacaacatttatttgaaaatcttcTATTATGTAACTAATTTCCATAAAGGATGGAATTATATTATACATCTAATTTTAGTGGGTTCTTAGCTTGAagcttaattaatttttttagtgtttttaatttattttttatttgtaatattattaatgttattattgatattcattaaataattttttttttatatgcatttttgtaaAGCTTGAATTAAGCTTAAAATTCATACCTATGTTTACTTAATTgtgatatattttgtttttaaaagatgttttattttattttatttttatcccaATGATCAGACATGGATCTGAGTGATTTTGAGGCAGATAACTCTGTGAGCTGCCGCTTGTCCTCGTCCATCCCGGACGTGTGTAAGACAGAGGACTGCTGCCTGGGCATCGATGAGGCTGGCAGGGGTCCCGTACTGGGTGAGTGTCGTCCTCATTGGACAAGGCCATTTTGTGATTGAAACTAGAGTATAAATTTGACATGCTGTATTTCAGGACCCATGGTGTATGGGATATGCTTCTGCCCTGTATCCAGAAAGGAAGACCTGAAGAATTTGAAAGTGGCAGGTTGGTTACAGAGCAAATCTTGACAGGAGTTCAGATTCTGTGGAAATCTACAGTATTTTTGTCGCATGTTTAGACTCAAAGACGCTGAcggaggcagagagagagaacctGTTTCTAAAGATCGATGAGGCCAAAGATTTTGTAGGCTGGGCCCTTCAGGTCCTCTCACCAAACATCATTTCCACCAGCATGCTGCAGAGGTACGTGCACGCATGATTTCACTGCATGCATGCTAAGGCTGGTAATTAGAGTCAAGAGAATTTTTTTAACCTGTTGTGCTTTTATATTCAGAGCAAAATACAATCTGAATGCGCTGTCACACGATGCTGCGATTGGTCTGGTGCAGTACGCTCTGGACTGTGGGGTGCAGCTCAAAGAGGTACAAACCCTGTATGATAGACCGCAGATCTGGTGATGAAGctgtaaatttataaattttatataatttttaaaataatttatacatttataattttttaataatttataaaatatacatttattataatatatatatatatatatatatgtatattatttaatttttttatttttattataattttttgacGTGTTTTTCATAATGACGTGTCTTTCAAACCTCTCAGGTGTTTGTGGATACTGTGGGTCCTGCAGAGAAGTATCAGGAGAAGCTCTCCCAGCGGTTCCCGGGGGTGGAGGTCACCGTCCGTCCCAAAGCTGACTCGCTCTTCCCCATCGTCAGCGCTGCCAGCATCTGTGCCAAGGTAATGGTTCCTTCAGAGGTGGATGATATAAGGGGAATGTTAGTTATTAGAGGAAAAATATCTGCTAACACTGTGAGAAAGATATATGCATATGATttgattttttatatttttgactaATGTGTTCTCTTTGTAGGTGGCTAGAGACCATGCAGTCAAATCCTGGAAATTTGCAGAAGATTTGGACGAAGTGAACACAGATTATGGCTCTGGGTATCCTAATGGTCAGtttatatcatataatattCCTTCCATTTCCATAAAAGTgttgttttttggggttttttttaacaattaaagGTAGACtaatcatgtttagatatttttaaatgagcACTAGTGTCAATTACTGCTGTTTTTCTGGCACATATATACtactattcaaatgtttggggtcatttaagattttttaaatgatttttttatacttttagtCAGCAGgaacgcattaaattgatcaaaaatgatagtaaagacatttataatgtaacaaaaaaataaatgctttctattCAACAAAGGATTATAAAAAACAGATTCtaaattccacaaaaatacgAAGCAggacaatgtttttattgataatcagaaatgtttcttgagcatcaaatatTAGACTGAAGGatcgtgacactgaagagtaatgatgctgagaattcagcaggaataaattacattttgcaatatattcatagaaaacagttcttttaaattgtaaaaatatttcacaatattacagtatttttgattaaataaattcagccttggtgatcaaaagagacttctttcaaaaacatttaaaaaaatttacctCAAGAGTTCTGTACTAtgctcaaaataaatattatgatttattcTGTGTGTTTAGATCCCAAAACTAAGAGCTGGCTGCTGAAGTATCTAGACCCAGTGTTTGGTTATCCTCAGTTTGTGAGGTTCAGCTGGAGCACAGCGCAGACGCTCATGGACAGTAAAGCTGTTGCTGTTCACTGGTGAGTCTGACAGCAGAGGACGCTGCCTTTTCATATTCTTTAGTGCTTACACATAGAATgttatatacaaaaatattttttctgtccGAACATGTTAGTACTTGCGCATTTTTGCTTGGAATTCaatattaaatgtgtttgtttgtgtgtgtagggACGATGATGAGGAAGATGGAGAAAAAGCCGCTGCTCGTCAGAATAACACCTCAATGCTGTCGTATTTCAGCCGCAGCAAACCGTCAgagctctcacacacacgagaCACACACCGCTTTTTCACTGAGCGCAAACTACAGAGCATCAACACACTCTGAATACAAACACTGTCCATCAACGAGAGCAGCACTCAACATATCACAAAATACATGACTGGATATGTCCAACATTGTATTGCAAAACGATGAACTGTGCATGAACCAGAATGTATTATAttctcatttgtgtttttttatggcgtgtattattaatttctggatgtaaaataaataaaatgttttcattttcatattttttgaaaGTGTCTTAGATTTTTAACCAGGGTTTTCATAAgtggtataaaaaaaaaatggcccaGAATATTAGTGATTCTATGTCTGTCTTACTGAAAActgcctagcaaccactcagaacatgtTTATCATGTTTATAACATGTAGATCAATTTAGgtttacgatgcttttgggaaacgcgagccagattagtttttttttttaaaccaacaCACTTCTGTGCGTTTGATGTTAATATCACTCCgcgacagcaggtggcgcaactGCTTCACAACAATAAACCGAAGGCGGAAGAAGCGTAGCGGCAGTTTCCGCTTGGACTCAGCAGTGCGGTGAGTTTGAGGCGATTCGTTGAGTTTGATTAATGTTTAGTAAATTATTTGTACGTTTATAATTTAGAAAAGCAGCACTCAGCGATATTAACAATAGTCTGTACCAACGTGTTTTTTTGGACATTGTGTGGTTGTTCACGTTAGCTGCTCACTTCATTCATTCTCTTTATTTTAGTGTGGTTTTACCTGAGGTTATTAATCATGGACATACGACCGAATCACACCATCTATATCAACAATGTGAATGATAAAATCAAGAAAGAAGGTAAAGTCTTTGTCATGTTTGCTCCTTTTCTCCCCGTTTGACCGTTAAACTATATGATTGATATGATTGTGaaacttttttccttttctttaacTTTTCTAGAGTTGAAGAGATCCCTGTACGCCTTATTCTCCCAGTTCGGCCAGATTTTGGACATTGTTGCGTTAAAGACCACAAAGATGAGGGGTCAGGCGTTTGTTGTCTTCAAAGAGCTTTCTGCAGCCACCAATGCCCTCAGACAGCTTCAGGGATTCCCTTTCTACAATAAACCCATGGTCCGTGCCACAGCTCACAGGAACTACAGAGCAGTCACACaattaacatttcagaaaataatGAGCGGAATATGGTCCTTTGATGTTATAACTTTAACTTTTATGTTATAATCAGATCATATAAGGAGAAGTTTATCTATAATGTGAAAAATGCCATTAATTACTTGCCTATATTTAGTTTCTTTCAACTGTGATTCACTAAAGGTGTTTATCAGATGTTGTCATTCGTATTACTTATCAGTTTACATGTTACAAAGCATTGGAAATGCACACGTTTCTCAGTTGCTAACCTTAGCGTGTACTTGTAGCGAATCCAGTATGCAAAGACAGACTCGGACCTGATCGCTAAGATGAGAGGCACGTATGGAgataaagaaaagaagaaagagaagaaaaagaaagctCAGGAACTGGCTGCCAATTTCAACAAGAAACCAGCGGTGAGTTGAAATGCATGTTTGCTGAGGCATTGTGATTAGAAAATGATATCGACGACCTAGTTGTgctgaaatgtacatttaaagaGAACCAGATCAGTGAGTAATGCTTATAGAtgtttgtgactttttttttttttttcatgcaggGAACTCTAAACACACAACCTCCTCCACCTGCCACAGTCCAGGTATGTCACACAATTTACATGCTTAttttgtgatttgaaatttttgtatttttaaaaattactttggctatgtttacatgcacaatgAATTCAGACTGAATTCATTCCGATTGATGAATCTGAATGTAGTGTTTACATGAACGCTAAATAAAGTGATCTGGGGGGTATTCCaaaaagcaggttatgtgaagTACCTGGGTATATTTGAGGATAAGAGAGtggataacctcagctttcggttccaaaaatcggaggttactttcagggtatgtgagtaaccatagcaacttgctctctgaagataaccaGCTCCAGAGCAGTAATTagagatggagaatgaattacagaacaccgGTAATAACTCCTGTGTTAGCTGTTTAGGCTGGAGATGGCATGAGGgggaaaaactgtttttatgcctagatgttctagtgcacagagatctgtagcatCTGCATGgggggagaagtgcaaacaggttgtgtctggggtgagaggggtctgtGATGATGctacctgcccgtttcttcactctgaagtagtacaagtcctgaagactgggcaggtgcacaccagTGATCCTTTCTGctgagaatgtcttgagtcttaaccaggaacatactctgagttgaatgaatTTACTCCCGGATGCatttttggaaccacatacctcgagtaagcaaggtttggggttaatcaaccaaaagttcagggtttagctgacggtaagttaaccgtgctttctggaatacaccccaggtTGATGTGCGCGTTTATCGTCACATATATTTTGACATGCGACGCTGCACAAATATAGTGTTTCTCACTGTTTGCACATAATAACTACTCTGCTACactgtttctttgttttaacaGCAGAATTAATATGTATCCATTTCtggataaatatacatataaaccgCTGTGCCGttctgctcatatttatcaagcaGTAAAAATGCCCTCCCCGCGCTCAAAACGGGTTACCTGTGGAAGGACTGGTGGGAGGTTGTCCTGCTCCACTTCACAGTTGCCGAGTGAAAGGAGAGTTTTATAATGACAGGACACGCATTTATACAACACTTTATTCAAAAGAAAGAACCGCTCATTTCATGCGTCATAAGTCATTATGCTATTTCTATATCATTGCACATGCACAGTCCTTTCAGTTTCGGGGTTCAAGCCGATCGAGTGTTTACATGCACTCGCAATAGTATTAGAAAAGGAATAAACCACCCCCTTCAATCAGATCGAGCTCAGTTGGATCGATTCAGGTGTTTATATGAAGGCTTTTCAGTCCGATTGAGCCATCCATCGGATTACAAACGGATTATTTGGTTGCATGTAACATAGCCAGtagtgttttgtttatatacctaataataaatgattttatattgATTTAGGTCCCTGACAACCCACCAAATTATATTCTGTTCCTGAATAATCTCCCAGAAGAAACCAACGAGATGATGCTCTCCATGTTATTCAACCAGTAAGTTTTCAATACAGTAAACcagtaaacatttgaaaaagtaaATGTTGCAGTAATAAATGCAAAACGATTATCTATTATCTTTTAATGTATTGTTACAGTGTGCATataaatgggatttttttttttttttcatgcaggGAACTCTAAACACACAACCTCCTCCACCTGCCACAGTCCAGGTATGTCACACAATTTACATGCTTAttttgtgatttgaaattttgtatttttaaaaattactttggctatgtttacatgcacaatgAATTCAGACTGAATTCATTCCGATTGATGAATCTGAATGTAGTGTTTACATGAACGCTAAATAAAGTGATCTGGGGGTATTCcaaaagcaggttatgtgaagTACCTGGGTATATTTGAGGATAAGAGAGtggataacctcagctttcggttccaaaaatcggaggttactttcagggtatgtgagtaaccatagcaacttgctctctgaagataaccaGCTCCAGAGCAGTAATTagagatggagaatgaattacagaacaccgGTAATAACTCCTGTGTTAGCTGTTTAGGCTGGAGATGGCATGAGGgggaaaaactgtttttatgcctagatgttctagtgcacagagatctgtagcatCTGCATGgggggagaagtgcaaacaggttgtgtctggggtgagaggggtctgtGATGATGctacctgcccgtttcttcactctggagtagtacaagtcctgaagactgggcaggtgcacaccagTGATCCTTTCTGctgagaatgtcttgagtcttaaccaggaacatactctgagttgaatgaatttactcccggacgcgtttttggaaccacatacctcaagtaagcaaggtttggggttaatcaaccaaaagttcagggtttagctgacggtaagttaaccgtgctttctggaatacaccccaggtTGATGTGCGCGTTTATACGTCACATATATTTTGACATGCGCACGCTGCACAAATATAGTGTTTCTCACTGTTTGCACATAATAACTACTCTGCTAcactgtttctttgtttttaacagcagaattaATATGTATCCATTTCtggataaatatacatataaaccgCTGTGCCGttctgctcatatt
The genomic region above belongs to Onychostoma macrolepis isolate SWU-2019 chromosome 01, ASM1243209v1, whole genome shotgun sequence and contains:
- the prdx2 gene encoding peroxiredoxin-2: MSSGNAKIGQPAPQFKATAVVDGQFKDVQLSDYRGKYVVLFFYPLDFTFVCPTEIIAFSERAAEFRKIGCEVIAGSTDSHFSHLAWINTARKQGGLGSMNIPLVADLTKSISRDYGVLKEDEGIAYRGLFVIDDKGILRQITINDLPVGRSVDETLRLVQAFQHTDKYGEVCPAGWKPGSDTIVPDVQKSKEFFSKQ
- the snrpb2 gene encoding U2 small nuclear ribonucleoprotein B''; the protein is MDIRPNHTIYINNVNDKIKKEELKRSLYALFSQFGQILDIVALKTTKMRGQAFVVFKELSAATNALRQLQGFPFYNKPMRIQYAKTDSDLIAKMRGTYGDKEKKKEKKKKAQELAANFNKKPAGTLNTQPPPPATVQVPDNPPNYILFLNNLPEETNEMMLSMLFNQFPGFKEVRLVPGKHDIAFVEFESEAQAGVAKDALQGFRITATCAMKITYAKK
- the rnaseh2a gene encoding ribonuclease H2 subunit A, whose translation is MDLSDFEADNSVSCRLSSSIPDVCKTEDCCLGIDEAGRGPVLGPMVYGICFCPVSRKEDLKNLKVADSKTLTEAERENLFLKIDEAKDFVGWALQVLSPNIISTSMLQRAKYNLNALSHDAAIGLVQYALDCGVQLKEVFVDTVGPAEKYQEKLSQRFPGVEVTVRPKADSLFPIVSAASICAKVARDHAVKSWKFAEDLDEVNTDYGSGYPNDPKTKSWLLKYLDPVFGYPQFVRFSWSTAQTLMDSKAVAVHWDDDEEDGEKAAARQNNTSMLSYFSRSKPSELSHTRDTHRFFTERKLQSINTL